Proteins from one Lachnospiraceae bacterium KGMB03038 genomic window:
- a CDS encoding 2-oxo acid dehydrogenase subunit E2 produces MLKEITMPAGGQTTDTSVIGAWLVKKGDKVKRGDALLEIETDKATLTVESFAKGTVLAILAEEGDEASAGDVIAYIGEESDLPEVERRLNAGTTQSAEDKQELPEQKISAGRQEDEYQPIDLSAPIRYEAGTEENTAGGKEALGDIKAMPNAKKLAREEKVSLKDVAEYAGKSILKRQDVQAYLERAEKIAPPDAGNADEKIPLTNMRKVIARRMTESAQNIPAFQAAVEVNMERCIAFRKTINEARKEGKISYNDILFKCMEAAIRRYPYLNASYTEEAIILHKDVNIGLAVSVEAGLVVPVVKQVNGKGIEAISAENRINIKKAREGKLMPEDMSGGTITLSNLGMYPITEFNAIINPPEVCILAVGAMEEKPVFEQGQWRPVPVMKITGSFDHRVIDGAYGAEFLAELKKVIENPALALL; encoded by the coding sequence ATGTTAAAAGAGATTACAATGCCGGCAGGCGGCCAGACGACAGATACCTCTGTGATCGGCGCTTGGCTGGTGAAAAAGGGAGACAAAGTAAAGCGCGGCGATGCTCTTCTGGAGATTGAAACAGATAAAGCGACATTGACGGTAGAAAGCTTTGCCAAGGGAACAGTCCTGGCAATTCTTGCTGAAGAAGGAGACGAGGCTTCTGCGGGGGATGTGATCGCCTATATCGGAGAAGAAAGCGATCTGCCGGAAGTGGAAAGAAGGCTAAACGCTGGGACAACACAGTCCGCAGAGGATAAGCAAGAACTGCCAGAACAGAAGATCAGCGCAGGCAGACAGGAAGATGAATATCAACCGATAGATCTATCCGCTCCAATCAGATATGAGGCTGGAACGGAGGAGAATACCGCAGGAGGGAAAGAAGCGCTGGGAGATATCAAAGCTATGCCGAATGCCAAAAAGTTGGCGAGAGAGGAAAAGGTTTCCTTAAAAGATGTGGCTGAATATGCCGGGAAATCAATCTTAAAACGCCAGGATGTGCAGGCTTACCTGGAGCGGGCAGAAAAAATAGCGCCGCCAGATGCTGGAAATGCGGATGAGAAAATTCCGCTTACCAACATGCGTAAGGTGATCGCCAGAAGAATGACGGAGAGCGCTCAGAATATCCCTGCTTTCCAAGCGGCAGTAGAAGTGAATATGGAACGGTGTATTGCTTTCCGCAAAACGATAAATGAAGCGCGTAAAGAAGGAAAGATCTCCTATAATGATATTCTGTTCAAATGTATGGAAGCGGCGATCCGCAGATATCCTTATTTGAATGCATCTTATACAGAAGAGGCGATCATCCTCCACAAAGATGTGAACATTGGTCTTGCTGTTTCTGTGGAAGCCGGTCTTGTAGTGCCGGTAGTAAAACAGGTTAATGGAAAAGGAATTGAGGCGATTTCTGCCGAAAATAGAATAAATATTAAAAAGGCAAGGGAAGGGAAGCTCATGCCGGAGGATATGTCCGGCGGTACGATCACCCTGTCAAATCTGGGCATGTACCCGATTACAGAGTTTAACGCAATCATCAATCCTCCGGAAGTATGTATCCTGGCTGTGGGAGCTATGGAAGAGAAGCCGGTATTCGAGCAGGGACAGTGGAGACCGGTCCCGGTGATGAAGATCACAGGAAGTTTTGACCACAGAGTCATTGACGGAGCCTACGGCGCGGAATTCTTAGCGGAACTTAAGAAGGTTATCGAAAATCCTGCCCTTGCGCTGTTGTAG
- a CDS encoding DeoR/GlpR transcriptional regulator has product MKKARHAKIIELLENRMVCTPKELSEELDCSEMTIRRDLNELEEMGLIHRKHGCAFLAKNEKPNYFHEQIDEHLYEKEAIAKAALRFVHPYSVICIDSGTTAHTLSHFLPDNVPLSVITSNLMTAVELSSKENIQTYVVGGLLFHRTKSIMTDSADSLTQHPADVAFISARAFRIPGGAFEHTYPLVETKKALVSIAKKTVLLIDHTKCEHTSLCNSIPLNQIDVIITDDQTSPEIIKKAAGLGKEVLVVNPQSCEIVHHYNRS; this is encoded by the coding sequence ATGAAAAAAGCGCGCCATGCCAAAATCATAGAACTACTGGAAAACCGTATGGTCTGCACTCCCAAAGAACTGTCCGAAGAACTGGACTGCAGCGAAATGACCATCCGCAGAGACTTAAATGAATTAGAGGAAATGGGATTGATCCACCGGAAACACGGCTGTGCGTTTCTCGCCAAAAACGAAAAGCCAAATTACTTCCATGAGCAAATCGACGAACACCTTTACGAGAAAGAGGCTATTGCGAAGGCTGCCCTCCGCTTTGTACACCCATACAGCGTGATCTGTATCGACTCCGGAACCACCGCTCATACTCTTTCCCATTTTCTTCCAGATAATGTTCCTCTTTCTGTTATTACCTCCAATCTAATGACAGCAGTTGAATTATCTTCAAAGGAAAATATTCAGACATACGTGGTAGGCGGGCTTCTTTTCCATCGAACCAAATCCATCATGACTGATTCGGCGGACAGCCTGACACAGCACCCGGCCGATGTAGCCTTTATCTCCGCCCGCGCGTTCCGTATCCCCGGCGGCGCTTTTGAACACACTTATCCCTTGGTGGAAACAAAAAAAGCACTGGTCTCCATTGCTAAAAAGACCGTGCTTTTGATCGACCACACCAAATGCGAACATACATCCCTGTGTAATTCAATCCCGCTCAACCAGATCGACGTGATTATCACTGACGACCAGACTTCTCCAGAAATCATCAAAAAAGCCGCTGGACTTGGGAAAGAGGTTCTAGTGGTAAATCCACAGTCCTGCGAGATCGTCCACCACTATAACCGGAGCTGA